Proteins encoded within one genomic window of Stigmatopora argus isolate UIUO_Sarg chromosome 21, RoL_Sarg_1.0, whole genome shotgun sequence:
- the LOC144067357 gene encoding uncharacterized protein LOC144067357 isoform X1, giving the protein MDTMDCKELGQHFEEKLTLTHKSLPLHGGDCPPIQNEDQCLLPSVFLTPDDSVNTDFSPKTDSPRKVETPTDIDAPCKTEKPATGASQPPKKDAVNSEQRQKLAKQRRQERAKYIEQQTQVQAVKKAQWLEKEEKARRLRESQLEDRRRKLEEQRLKAIKRRALLEEKEKIKLEKNKERYESAIKRSTKKTWAEIRQQRWSWAGGLNQTSRRESRCSASTVNLPRQVEPVINNRLSKSSATLWNSPNRTRSMRLSPWESKIVERLMTPTLSFLARSRSAATLFNSSDSYSHHCSRSASASPLNCSSRQHQSSERWRVSSASTPDITQRPRQRNSTPVDKKKKEKKDKERENEKEKSALSKERIHKRQTPSPASSSRRSQPESSPSTPRPRTRPPSPAPPKSRPLSPLVQAVGTKSPTGKKTPPPGSKTRPKRAQTPARVQPQSVTAVAVETSQESEETKISEETKSSTNTSTATPVASPTPSPPMVDSSSSSTPREELPALAASPTVQPASTGRPSAGTNDPEEAARVLAEKRRQAREQRGREEQERQEREHKNKILREEAMARDAEERKRREEEARFMAEQQRVMDEAQRVQEEKEAQERAKAEQEESERLQKQREEAEAKAREEAEQQRLEREKHFQKEEQERLERKKRLEEIMKRTRKSDTGDKKDVKASPQVNGKEEDLSKGAELTSPTPPTVASPVVNGVQNGVSSANGDFDPIMQLNSSSSPAPPQSGLVTVGEPFLMKTGPMKPQHVAEVL; this is encoded by the exons ATGGACACCATGGATTGTAAAGAGCTTGGACAGCATTTCGAGGAGAAACTGACCCTGACGCATAAAT CTCTGCCCTTGCATGGTGGTGACTGTCCACCCATCCAAAATGAAGACCAGTGTCTTCTACCCAGCGTGTTTCTGACACCAGACGACTCGGTCAACACCGATTTTTCCCCGAAAACCGATTCCCCGAGGAAAGTGGAAACCCCCACCGATATCGACGCGCCCTGTAAGACGGAAAAGCCCGCCACGGGCGCCTCCCAACCCCCCAAGAAAG ATGCTGTAAACTCAGAGCAGCGACAAAAACTCGCCAAGCAAAGACGACAGGAAAGAGCAAAATATATCG AACAGCAAACGCAGGTGCAAG CGGTAAAGAAAGCCCAATGGCTGGAGAAAGAAGAGAAGGCCCGACGTTTGAGAGAAAGCCAATTGGAGGACCGCAGAAGGAAGCTGGAAGAACAGAGACTGAAGGCCATAAAGCGTCGAGCTCTTCTGGAGGAGAAAGAGAAGATAAAACTGGAGAAAAACAAG GAGCGATACGAGTCTGCCATTAAGAGGTCCACCAAGAAAACATGGGCCGAGATCCGACAGCAGAGATGGTCCTGGGCGGGTGGACTCAACCAGACTTCCCGCAGGGAAA GCAGATGCTCAGCTTCTACAGTCAACTTGCCGAGACAGGTGGAGCCTGTTATTAACAACAGACTCTCCAAGTCTTCTGCTACGCTTTGGAACTCCCCCAACAGAA CCCGCAGCATGCGTCTTAGCCCGTGGGAGAGTAAGATTGTGGAGCGGCTGATGACGCCGACGCTTTCCTTCCTGGCCCGAAGTCGCAGCGCCGCCACCCTGTTCAACAGCAGTGATTCGT ACTCTCACCACTGCTCCCGTTCAGCTTCGGCCAGCCCCCTCAACTGCTCCTCACGGCAGCACCAGAGCTCCGAACGTTGGAGGGTGTCGTCCGCCAGCACGCCCGACATCACCCAGCGTCCGCGCCAACGAAACTCCACGCCG GttgacaaaaagaagaaagaaaagaaagataaGGAGCGAGAGAACGAGAAAGAGAAGAGCGCCCTCTCCAAAGAGCGCATACACAAGAGGCAGACGCCGTCGCCCGCTTCAAGCTCCAGGAGATCCCAGCCAGAAAGCAG TCCTAGCACCCCCAGACCAAGAACCAGACCCCCCTCGCCCGCTCCTCCCAAAAGCCGGCCGTTATCGCCTTTGGTACAAGCAGTGGGAACCAAGTCGCCCACGGGTAAGAAGACGCCCCCTCCTGGATCCAAAACACGCCCTAAACGGGCCCAGACGCCCGCCAGAGTACAGCCCCAGTCGGTCACGGCGGTCGCCGTGGAAACCAGCCAAGAATCCGAGGAGACTAAAATTTCTGAGGAGACAAAGA GCTCCACGAATACGTCGACCGCCACCCCAGTCGCATCTCCCACCCCCAGCCCACCAATGGTGGACTCCTCCTCAAGCTCCACGCCGAGGGAAGAGCTTCCCGCGCTAGCCGCCTCTCCCACGGTTCAGCCCGCAAGCACGGGCAGGCCGTCGGCCGGCACCAACGACCCCGAGGAGGCCGCCCGCGTCCTGGCGGAAAAACGCCGACAAGCCCGCGAGCAAAGGGGGAGGGAGGAGCAGGAACGCCAAGAGCGAGAGCACAAGAACAA AATCCTCCGAGAGGAAGCGATGGCTCGGGACGCCGAGGAGAGAAAACGCCGAGAGGAGGAGGCCCGTTTCATGGCCGAGCAGCAGCGGGTGATGGATGAAGCCCAACGAGTCCAAGAGGAGAAGGAGGCCCAGGAGCGAGCCAAAGCCGAGCAGGAGGAAAGTGAGCGGCTCCAGAAACAG AGAGAAGAAGCTGAAGCGAAAGCCCGGGAAGAAGCCGAGCAGCAGCGCTTGGAACGGGAGAAACACTTCCAAAAAGAAGAGCAAGAACGTCTGGAGAGGAAGAAG CGTCTCGAAGAAATCATGAAGAGGACCCGCAAGAGCGACACGGGCGATAAA AAGGACGTGAAGGCGTCGCCACAAGTTAACGGAAAGGAGGAGGACCTTAGCAAAG GCGCCGAATTGACGAGCCCCACCCCGCCCACCGTGGCCAGCCCCGTCGTGAACGGAGTGCAAAATGGTGTCTCCTCCGCCAATGGCGATTTCGATCCCATCATGCAACTGAACAGCAGCTCTAGTCCCGCCCCCCCTCAAAGCGGGCTGGTCACGGTCGGAGAACCCTTCCTGATGAAAACGGGTCCGATGAAACCTCAACACGTGGCAG AGGTCCTGTGA
- the LOC144067357 gene encoding uncharacterized protein LOC144067357 isoform X5, translating into MDTMDCKELGQHFEEKLTLTHKSLPLHGGDCPPIQNEDQCLLPSVFLTPDDSVNTDFSPKTDSPRKVETPTDIDAPCKTEKPATGASQPPKKDAVNSEQRQKLAKQRRQERAKYIAVKKAQWLEKEEKARRLRESQLEDRRRKLEEQRLKAIKRRALLEEKEKIKLEKNKERYESAIKRSTKKTWAEIRQQRWSWAGGLNQTSRRETRSMRLSPWESKIVERLMTPTLSFLARSRSAATLFNSSDSYSHHCSRSASASPLNCSSRQHQSSERWRVSSASTPDITQRPRQRNSTPVDKKKKEKKDKERENEKEKSALSKERIHKRQTPSPASSSRRSQPESSPSTPRPRTRPPSPAPPKSRPLSPLVQAVGTKSPTGKKTPPPGSKTRPKRAQTPARVQPQSVTAVAVETSQESEETKISEETKSSTNTSTATPVASPTPSPPMVDSSSSSTPREELPALAASPTVQPASTGRPSAGTNDPEEAARVLAEKRRQAREQRGREEQERQEREHKNKILREEAMARDAEERKRREEEARFMAEQQRVMDEAQRVQEEKEAQERAKAEQEESERLQKQREEAEAKAREEAEQQRLEREKHFQKEEQERLERKKRLEEIMKRTRKSDTGDKKDVKASPQVNGKEEDLSKGAELTSPTPPTVASPVVNGVQNGVSSANGDFDPIMQLNSSSSPAPPQSGLVTVGEPFLMKTGPMKPQHVAEVL; encoded by the exons ATGGACACCATGGATTGTAAAGAGCTTGGACAGCATTTCGAGGAGAAACTGACCCTGACGCATAAAT CTCTGCCCTTGCATGGTGGTGACTGTCCACCCATCCAAAATGAAGACCAGTGTCTTCTACCCAGCGTGTTTCTGACACCAGACGACTCGGTCAACACCGATTTTTCCCCGAAAACCGATTCCCCGAGGAAAGTGGAAACCCCCACCGATATCGACGCGCCCTGTAAGACGGAAAAGCCCGCCACGGGCGCCTCCCAACCCCCCAAGAAAG ATGCTGTAAACTCAGAGCAGCGACAAAAACTCGCCAAGCAAAGACGACAGGAAAGAGCAAAATATATCG CGGTAAAGAAAGCCCAATGGCTGGAGAAAGAAGAGAAGGCCCGACGTTTGAGAGAAAGCCAATTGGAGGACCGCAGAAGGAAGCTGGAAGAACAGAGACTGAAGGCCATAAAGCGTCGAGCTCTTCTGGAGGAGAAAGAGAAGATAAAACTGGAGAAAAACAAG GAGCGATACGAGTCTGCCATTAAGAGGTCCACCAAGAAAACATGGGCCGAGATCCGACAGCAGAGATGGTCCTGGGCGGGTGGACTCAACCAGACTTCCCGCAGGGAAA CCCGCAGCATGCGTCTTAGCCCGTGGGAGAGTAAGATTGTGGAGCGGCTGATGACGCCGACGCTTTCCTTCCTGGCCCGAAGTCGCAGCGCCGCCACCCTGTTCAACAGCAGTGATTCGT ACTCTCACCACTGCTCCCGTTCAGCTTCGGCCAGCCCCCTCAACTGCTCCTCACGGCAGCACCAGAGCTCCGAACGTTGGAGGGTGTCGTCCGCCAGCACGCCCGACATCACCCAGCGTCCGCGCCAACGAAACTCCACGCCG GttgacaaaaagaagaaagaaaagaaagataaGGAGCGAGAGAACGAGAAAGAGAAGAGCGCCCTCTCCAAAGAGCGCATACACAAGAGGCAGACGCCGTCGCCCGCTTCAAGCTCCAGGAGATCCCAGCCAGAAAGCAG TCCTAGCACCCCCAGACCAAGAACCAGACCCCCCTCGCCCGCTCCTCCCAAAAGCCGGCCGTTATCGCCTTTGGTACAAGCAGTGGGAACCAAGTCGCCCACGGGTAAGAAGACGCCCCCTCCTGGATCCAAAACACGCCCTAAACGGGCCCAGACGCCCGCCAGAGTACAGCCCCAGTCGGTCACGGCGGTCGCCGTGGAAACCAGCCAAGAATCCGAGGAGACTAAAATTTCTGAGGAGACAAAGA GCTCCACGAATACGTCGACCGCCACCCCAGTCGCATCTCCCACCCCCAGCCCACCAATGGTGGACTCCTCCTCAAGCTCCACGCCGAGGGAAGAGCTTCCCGCGCTAGCCGCCTCTCCCACGGTTCAGCCCGCAAGCACGGGCAGGCCGTCGGCCGGCACCAACGACCCCGAGGAGGCCGCCCGCGTCCTGGCGGAAAAACGCCGACAAGCCCGCGAGCAAAGGGGGAGGGAGGAGCAGGAACGCCAAGAGCGAGAGCACAAGAACAA AATCCTCCGAGAGGAAGCGATGGCTCGGGACGCCGAGGAGAGAAAACGCCGAGAGGAGGAGGCCCGTTTCATGGCCGAGCAGCAGCGGGTGATGGATGAAGCCCAACGAGTCCAAGAGGAGAAGGAGGCCCAGGAGCGAGCCAAAGCCGAGCAGGAGGAAAGTGAGCGGCTCCAGAAACAG AGAGAAGAAGCTGAAGCGAAAGCCCGGGAAGAAGCCGAGCAGCAGCGCTTGGAACGGGAGAAACACTTCCAAAAAGAAGAGCAAGAACGTCTGGAGAGGAAGAAG CGTCTCGAAGAAATCATGAAGAGGACCCGCAAGAGCGACACGGGCGATAAA AAGGACGTGAAGGCGTCGCCACAAGTTAACGGAAAGGAGGAGGACCTTAGCAAAG GCGCCGAATTGACGAGCCCCACCCCGCCCACCGTGGCCAGCCCCGTCGTGAACGGAGTGCAAAATGGTGTCTCCTCCGCCAATGGCGATTTCGATCCCATCATGCAACTGAACAGCAGCTCTAGTCCCGCCCCCCCTCAAAGCGGGCTGGTCACGGTCGGAGAACCCTTCCTGATGAAAACGGGTCCGATGAAACCTCAACACGTGGCAG AGGTCCTGTGA